One genomic window of Cupriavidus malaysiensis includes the following:
- a CDS encoding helix-turn-helix domain-containing protein, whose amino-acid sequence MNAVALGSDENLRAETTWFHVFRSMFSSRDAARMGPYAVTVYLVIKAHANFNTGNSFPSIDVIADETGISRSQVIRVLKVLETFGYLKRTRAGRKNEYRLREQVSIRDGSGRQAAVATWDYLPTTVQAAMADLKNLILSGDFSGSRVVHIERLQINVTQAAGDVITINSGDFDGLPREMREALLSLHTKLVRSEAAEEVVHSSD is encoded by the coding sequence ATGAATGCCGTCGCACTAGGCTCGGACGAGAACCTTCGTGCCGAGACCACGTGGTTCCACGTATTCCGCTCGATGTTCTCGTCGCGCGATGCGGCGCGCATGGGCCCATATGCCGTCACGGTGTACTTAGTGATCAAGGCACACGCCAACTTCAATACCGGCAACTCGTTCCCGTCGATCGACGTAATCGCTGATGAGACTGGCATCAGTAGGAGCCAAGTGATTCGGGTTCTAAAGGTGCTGGAGACCTTCGGCTACCTCAAGCGGACCAGAGCCGGGCGAAAGAACGAGTATCGGCTTCGCGAGCAGGTGTCCATTCGTGATGGGAGCGGCCGGCAGGCCGCCGTCGCAACCTGGGATTACCTTCCGACTACCGTTCAAGCAGCGATGGCTGATCTGAAAAATCTCATATTGTCCGGAGACTTCTCTGGATCGCGGGTGGTTCATATCGAACGCTTGCAGATCAACGTCACACAAGCGGCCGGTGATGTCATAACAATAAATTCTGGGGACTTTGACGGGCTGCCGCGGGAGATGCGCGAGGCCCTGCTTTCGCTGCATACCAAGCTCGTGCGAAGCGAGGCGGCGGAAGAAGTTGTACACAGCTCTGACTGA
- a CDS encoding TIR domain-containing protein translates to MATRRPATTSTVEPKLQLTPAAIERGIERLEERIGALETFDVMTLSKGNSPELSALSAAIKDTLERCFGERTSAYNRFQGAASLSWFPSVMSVGGYGPSPSEYQAGVERSISQSVALLREAQRVLREDLTDVTGNAEASATAISALIKPLSRRVFVVHGHDEGARETVARFLDKIGFDPIILHEQASQNRTVIEKIEAYDDVGFAVVLLTPDDEGRAKEGELQPRARQNVLLELGYFMGRLGRGKVCALKRGEVEIPSDFAGVVWVAMDVGNGWKQALGQELQAAGYDVDWNKVMRP, encoded by the coding sequence ATGGCCACACGCCGTCCTGCCACAACTTCTACGGTCGAGCCCAAGCTCCAACTGACACCGGCAGCGATTGAGCGCGGCATTGAACGCTTGGAGGAGCGCATCGGCGCGCTGGAGACTTTCGACGTCATGACGCTCTCGAAAGGCAATAGCCCTGAGTTGAGTGCACTGTCCGCCGCCATCAAAGATACTTTGGAGCGTTGTTTTGGTGAGCGCACATCTGCATACAATCGATTTCAGGGTGCCGCGAGCCTGAGTTGGTTTCCAAGCGTCATGAGTGTGGGTGGGTACGGCCCATCGCCGAGTGAGTATCAAGCAGGCGTCGAGCGGAGTATTAGCCAATCGGTTGCGCTACTGAGAGAGGCCCAACGTGTGCTGCGCGAGGATCTTACCGATGTGACCGGCAATGCAGAGGCGTCAGCCACCGCGATTTCTGCGCTCATCAAGCCTCTCTCCCGCCGCGTGTTTGTGGTCCACGGCCATGATGAGGGTGCACGCGAGACCGTCGCTCGCTTTTTGGACAAGATAGGTTTTGACCCGATCATCTTGCACGAGCAGGCGAGCCAGAACCGCACTGTCATTGAGAAGATCGAGGCCTATGACGACGTCGGTTTTGCCGTCGTACTCCTCACCCCCGATGATGAGGGCCGTGCAAAGGAGGGCGAGCTCCAGCCGCGCGCCCGCCAGAATGTGCTACTTGAGCTCGGCTATTTCATGGGCCGTCTTGGGCGAGGCAAGGTTTGCGCGCTAAAACGCGGTGAAGTCGAAATTCCGAGTGACTTTGCTGGTGTGGTATGGGTGGCCATGGATGTTGGCAACGGCTGGAAGCAAGCGCTGGGCCAGGAACTGCAGGCGGCGGGTTATGACGTTGATTGGAACAAGGTAATGCGGCCGTGA